The Brasilonema sennae CENA114 genome includes a region encoding these proteins:
- a CDS encoding CPXCG motif-containing cysteine-rich protein → MQTTAEYYCAYCGEPNTTFIDLSAGGQQSYVEDCQVCCRPNLLYVRIDEETLDVEIDTEYEE, encoded by the coding sequence ATGCAAACAACAGCCGAATACTACTGCGCCTATTGCGGTGAACCCAATACCACCTTTATTGATTTGAGTGCAGGTGGACAGCAATCTTACGTAGAAGATTGTCAAGTTTGTTGTCGTCCCAATCTTCTCTATGTGCGGATTGATGAAGAGACTCTTGATGTAGAGATAGATACTGAATACGAAGAATAA
- a CDS encoding SRPBCC family protein encodes MLHFKYSSVINAPVEVVWKFHERSDVMQLLTPPWQPVQVLRREGGLGRGAITEFRLFLGPLPLRWLASHTEYEEYHLFTDEQISGPFDYWKHRHLFEPENGSTRLTDDISFSMPGGEPVEFVSGWLVQAQLEVMFRYRHFVTKRECESLLAP; translated from the coding sequence ATGCTGCACTTTAAATATTCATCAGTCATTAATGCACCAGTAGAGGTTGTTTGGAAATTCCACGAAAGATCAGATGTTATGCAACTGCTGACTCCACCTTGGCAACCCGTTCAAGTCCTCCGCCGCGAAGGAGGACTTGGAAGGGGTGCTATCACTGAGTTTCGCCTTTTTTTGGGACCATTGCCTTTGCGTTGGTTAGCAAGTCACACAGAATACGAAGAATATCACCTGTTTACCGACGAACAAATTTCCGGACCTTTTGATTATTGGAAGCATCGACATTTGTTTGAACCAGAAAATGGTTCAACGAGATTGACTGATGACATTTCCTTTTCTATGCCTGGTGGAGAACCTGTGGAATTTGTCAGTGGTTGGCTGGTGCAAGCCCAGTTAGAAGTAATGTTTCGTTACCGACATTTTGTGACGAAACGTGAATGCGAGTCACTATTAGCACCTTGA
- a CDS encoding group II intron reverse transcriptase/maturase, which translates to MIRHSSTTSESWKDLPWKKFRINLFRLQRRVYKAVQVGDMRKARSLQKLILKSKAARMLAIRQVTQLNAGKKTAGIDGKASLNFEERFSLEKLLKLNYSNWHHNKLREIPIPKKDGKTRILKVPTIADRAWQCLVKYALEPAHEATFHAKSYGFRPGRSAHDAQKMLFLNLNSKMNGIEKRVIELDIEKCFDRINHTTIMNNLIAPKGLKIGILRCLKAGIHPNFPEQGTPQGGVVSPLLANIALNGIESVFRYHEHGYQITDKTPSSSIIEPSIRYADDMVIILRPRDNAQEILEKISQFLAERGMNVSEKKTKTTASTDGFDFLGWHFKVQSNGKFRCVPSVDNFKAFRQKVKHIVNNSNYGSKGKAEKLAPLVRGWRNYHRFCKMDGTRNSLYFIQKRTYKVFNKEAKNNRHSSKTLLNEAFPAVPYSENKHVNVQGTKTPFDGDITYWSERNSKLYDGATSKALKKQNHACGYCGMKMLPGETAHLHHVDGNHQNWKAKNLLAIHESCHDYIHMSKGKP; encoded by the coding sequence ATGATTAGGCACAGTTCCACAACTAGTGAATCTTGGAAAGACCTACCCTGGAAGAAATTCCGGATAAACTTATTCCGCCTACAACGACGCGTGTATAAAGCAGTTCAAGTTGGCGACATGCGTAAAGCGCGGTCACTTCAAAAGCTGATTCTGAAGTCCAAAGCTGCAAGAATGCTGGCTATTCGTCAAGTAACTCAATTAAACGCTGGTAAAAAGACTGCGGGAATTGATGGGAAAGCGTCCCTCAACTTTGAAGAACGCTTTTCACTTGAGAAACTTCTCAAGCTCAATTACTCTAATTGGCATCATAACAAACTACGCGAGATTCCGATACCGAAGAAGGACGGAAAAACGCGAATCCTCAAAGTCCCTACTATCGCAGATAGAGCATGGCAATGCCTTGTGAAATATGCACTAGAACCAGCCCATGAAGCAACTTTCCATGCTAAGAGTTATGGGTTTAGACCAGGACGTTCAGCGCATGATGCGCAAAAGATGTTGTTCTTAAACCTAAACTCAAAAATGAATGGAATAGAAAAACGAGTGATCGAACTCGATATCGAAAAATGCTTTGACAGAATAAACCACACAACTATCATGAATAATTTGATAGCACCAAAAGGGCTGAAAATTGGCATCCTCCGATGCTTAAAAGCAGGAATACACCCCAACTTTCCCGAACAAGGAACCCCCCAAGGTGGTGTGGTTAGCCCACTTCTGGCAAACATTGCGCTCAACGGTATTGAAAGTGTTTTCAGATACCATGAACATGGATATCAAATAACTGACAAAACACCATCAAGTAGCATTATAGAACCATCAATCCGATACGCGGATGACATGGTTATAATACTAAGACCTAGAGACAATGCACAAGAAATACTTGAGAAAATAAGCCAGTTTCTAGCAGAAAGAGGAATGAATGTCAGTGAGAAGAAAACCAAGACCACAGCATCGACAGATGGGTTTGATTTCCTAGGCTGGCACTTCAAAGTGCAAAGCAACGGAAAGTTTAGATGTGTCCCTTCAGTGGATAACTTCAAAGCATTCCGGCAGAAAGTAAAACACATAGTTAACAACTCGAACTATGGCTCCAAGGGAAAAGCTGAAAAGCTGGCACCTTTGGTTAGAGGATGGAGGAATTACCATAGGTTCTGCAAGATGGATGGAACGCGTAACTCGCTATATTTCATCCAAAAGAGAACTTACAAGGTATTCAATAAGGAAGCCAAGAATAACCGACATTCAAGTAAAACTTTACTTAATGAAGCATTCCCAGCAGTTCCTTACTCCGAGAATAAACACGTTAACGTCCAAGGTACAAAAACACCTTTCGACGGAGACATCACCTATTGGAGTGAACGTAATAGCAAACTCTACGATGGTGCAACCTCTAAAGCTCTTAAAAAGCAAAACCATGCATGTGGATACTGTGGCATGAAGATGTTACCAGGTGAAACAGCCCACCTACATCACGTAGACGGCAACCACCAAAATTGGAAAGCAAAGAACCTTCTAGCCATACATGAAAGTTGTCACGACTACATACACATGAGCAAGGGGAAACCCTAG
- a CDS encoding chlorophyll a/b-binding protein: MGNYPTDATEKAYNGSDRNAVKFGFTPQSELWQGRLAMIGFIAYLLWDLSGYSVVRDVLNLIH, from the coding sequence ATGGGAAATTATCCTACTGATGCGACTGAAAAGGCATATAACGGAAGCGACCGCAATGCAGTTAAATTTGGGTTTACTCCACAGTCTGAACTTTGGCAAGGTCGCCTAGCCATGATTGGTTTTATCGCCTACCTACTTTGGGATCTTAGCGGTTACAGCGTTGTGCGCGACGTACTCAACCTCATTCACTAG
- a CDS encoding SDR family NAD(P)-dependent oxidoreductase: protein MAPTVLITGASQGIGKATALLFARKGYDLVLTARQLDELESVAQEVQSLGRPVPLIVPCDVKDPLQVETLVEKALAHYGYIDLLINNAGIFAEGPVEQFSLSDWHHIIDTNLWGYIHTIHALLPHFLQSRTGTIVNISSIGGKVPIPYSVPYSTSKFGVTGLTEALHAELKPKGIHVCGIYPNVIKSRFVEAAVFRGKDEQDVKSRRDQMNSVLEIPGVEKPDDVANAIWDAVKNHKSEVFVGSANLSQAFYRLFPGLLQWVSNLALKNKDN, encoded by the coding sequence ATGGCTCCTACAGTACTCATTACAGGTGCTTCCCAAGGTATTGGGAAAGCAACAGCACTTCTATTTGCTCGCAAAGGATATGACCTGGTACTCACTGCACGTCAACTTGACGAATTGGAAAGTGTAGCACAGGAGGTGCAAAGCCTTGGTCGTCCAGTACCACTTATAGTTCCTTGCGATGTTAAAGATCCATTGCAGGTGGAAACACTCGTAGAAAAGGCTTTAGCTCATTACGGCTACATTGACCTACTGATAAACAATGCAGGCATTTTCGCAGAAGGACCAGTGGAGCAGTTTTCTCTTAGCGATTGGCACCACATCATAGATACTAATTTATGGGGATATATTCACACAATTCATGCTCTTTTGCCTCATTTCCTTCAAAGCAGAACTGGAACAATTGTGAACATAAGTTCCATTGGGGGTAAAGTGCCTATTCCTTACTCAGTGCCGTACTCCACTAGTAAGTTTGGCGTCACAGGTTTGACAGAGGCGTTGCACGCAGAATTGAAGCCAAAAGGTATTCACGTTTGTGGAATTTACCCCAATGTGATCAAGAGTCGTTTTGTGGAAGCGGCTGTTTTTCGTGGTAAGGATGAGCAAGATGTGAAATCCCGTCGTGATCAGATGAACAGCGTCCTAGAAATTCCAGGTGTGGAGAAGCCTGATGACGTGGCAAATGCCATCTGGGACGCTGTTAAAAACCATAAGTCTGAAGTATTTGTTGGTTCGGCGAATTTGTCGCAAGCGTTTTATCGATTGTTTCCAGGTTTACTTCAGTGGGTTTCAAACCTTGCTTTGAAAAATAAAGATAATTGA